The Idiomarina loihiensis L2TR genomic sequence GTCACTTTCAGTGCGTCGTATACTTTTGGTACAGCGTCTTGTGGAAATTCTAAATCCACAACGGCGCCGATAATTTGTACGACCTTACCTTGACTCATGACGTTTCCTCTAACTCTTCAATTCTGTTAACCGTTGCCGCATTATACCGCTTCGGCGCCGGACACGATTTCCGAAATTTCTTGCGTAATTGCTGCCTGACGAGCCTTGTTATATCGCAATTGTAATTGGTCAATAATATCTTCGGCATTGTCTGTTGCAGCTTTCATCGCAATCATCCGAGCGGCTTGCTCACTAGCAAAATTATCCACTACGCCTTGGTACACTTGCATTTCTACGAAGCGACGAATTAGCGTATCCAGGATACTTTCCGGATTCGGCTCATACAGGTAATCCCAGCTACCTGTCTGCACATCTTCTTCCGATCCTGCTTGCGGCAATGGCAACAATTGATGAATGGTCGGCTCCTGGGTCATCGTATTCACAAACTTATTGAATACAACGTACAAGCGATCGATTTTGCCTTCTTCAAAAGCATCCAGCATAACCTGGATAGAACCGGTAATTTCCTTCAGTTCTGGCTTATCGCCCATACCTGAAACCTGCGCTTTCAACTTACCAAAACGCTTGAAGAAACTGGTTCCTTTGCTGCCTATAGCGGCAAAATCCGCTTCAACATCCTGCTCTTTCCATTCGTTAGCGTGTTTAACGACTTTTTTGAACTCATTACCGTTCAAGCCGCCACACAAACCACGATCGGTAGACACAATGATGTAACCCACACGCTTAACCTGACGTTCTTCCATAAATGGATGACGATACTCGAGGTTACCGCGCGCCACATGACCAATCACCTTGCGAATGGTGTCCGCATAGGGGCGACTTGCCTCCATACGTTCCTGCGCCTTTTTCATTTTCGACGCAGCGACCATTTCCATAGCACTGGTGATCTTCTGAGTATTACCGATACTCGAGATCTGAGTTTTTATCTCTTTACCGCTGGCCATGACGATTCTCCTGTTAACTCAACGACAAATGGCCGCTATTGCGGCCAGGTGCGATTACCATGATTGCGTTTGCTTGAATTTCTCAAGCGCGGCTTTCAATTGCGCATCGATGTCGTCGTTATAGTTGCCAGTTTTATCAATCTCAGCCATTAGCTCGGCGTATTCGCTCGCCATGAAAGATTGCAGAGATTCTTCAAAATCCATGATTTTGTCGATTTCTACGTCTTTCAAGAAGCCTTTTTCAACGGCATAAATTGATACAGCCATTTGAGCCACGCTCATAGGCTTGTACTGTTTCTGTTTCATCAGTTCGGTAACACGTTGACCGTGCTCTAACTGTGAACGAGTCGATTCATCAAGGTCAGATGCGAACTGAGCGAACGCCGCCAATTCACGATACTGAGCCAGGGCAAGACGGATACCGCCACCCAGTTTCTTGATGATTTTCGTTTGTGCTGAACCACCAACACGTGAAACCGAGACACCAGCGTTAACCGCAGGACGAATACCTGAGTTAAATAAGTCAGTTTCAAGGAAGATCTGACCATCGGTGATAGAGATAACGTTAGTCGGTACGAATGCCGATACGTCACCTGCCTGAGTTTCAATGATAGGTAAGGCAGTTAATGAGCCGGTCTGGCCTTTCACTTTACC encodes the following:
- the atpG gene encoding F0F1 ATP synthase subunit gamma, producing the protein MASGKEIKTQISSIGNTQKITSAMEMVAASKMKKAQERMEASRPYADTIRKVIGHVARGNLEYRHPFMEERQVKRVGYIIVSTDRGLCGGLNGNEFKKVVKHANEWKEQDVEADFAAIGSKGTSFFKRFGKLKAQVSGMGDKPELKEITGSIQVMLDAFEEGKIDRLYVVFNKFVNTMTQEPTIHQLLPLPQAGSEEDVQTGSWDYLYEPNPESILDTLIRRFVEMQVYQGVVDNFASEQAARMIAMKAATDNAEDIIDQLQLRYNKARQAAITQEISEIVSGAEAV